A region of Terriglobales bacterium DNA encodes the following proteins:
- a CDS encoding ABC transporter substrate-binding protein, producing the protein MSDARRLARWLVVAGFLLALGSCATPPDRNTLVMIIESSPANLDPRIGTDAQSERIYKLIFDSLLVRDEHFNLQPSLAESWQVPDPQTYIFHLRRDVRFQDGRPLLARDVKWTFDSMMDGTVITPKSSTFRFVDRIETPDEHTVAFHLKEPFAALLWNVSDGAIGIVPYGSAKDFHAHPIGSGPFRLGRLEQDREVVLERNGDYWGRVPRIQRVEFHVVPDSTTRALELRKGSADVVLTALTADMIETLKKESQLVVRQSPGTVYSYLAMNLRDPILKDVRVRQALAYAIDRRPMMHYLWRDEVRPANSILPPQHWAYNGAVPTYDHNPAEAKRLLDEAGHPAGADGIRFHLSMKTSTEESTRLFAAVLQQQLREVGIALDIRTFEFATFYADVQKGAFQLYSLRWVGGNEDPDIFEHVFYSKSIPPQRANRGYYANPRVDALIDAGRRELDQQKRREIYGELQRILAADLPYINLWYYENVVVHSARVTDMTISPSGNYDFLRTAELAP; encoded by the coding sequence ATGTCTGATGCTCGCCGGCTAGCACGGTGGCTGGTTGTGGCCGGATTCCTGCTCGCGCTCGGTTCGTGTGCCACGCCACCAGACCGCAATACGCTGGTCATGATCATCGAGTCCAGTCCGGCAAACCTGGACCCGCGCATCGGGACCGACGCTCAGTCCGAGCGCATCTACAAGCTGATCTTCGACTCGCTGCTGGTCCGGGACGAGCACTTCAACCTGCAGCCCAGCCTGGCCGAAAGCTGGCAGGTCCCCGATCCGCAGACCTACATCTTCCATCTGCGCCGCGATGTGCGATTCCAGGATGGGCGCCCGCTGCTGGCCCGCGACGTCAAATGGACCTTCGACAGCATGATGGATGGCACGGTCATCACCCCGAAGTCGAGCACCTTCCGCTTCGTGGACCGTATCGAGACGCCGGACGAACACACTGTCGCCTTCCATCTCAAGGAGCCGTTCGCGGCCCTGCTGTGGAATGTCTCCGACGGCGCCATCGGCATCGTGCCGTATGGGAGCGCGAAGGACTTCCATGCCCACCCGATCGGTTCGGGGCCTTTTCGCCTGGGCCGCCTGGAGCAGGACCGGGAAGTGGTGCTGGAGCGCAATGGCGATTACTGGGGCCGGGTTCCGCGGATCCAGCGGGTGGAATTCCACGTCGTTCCGGATAGCACGACACGTGCGCTGGAGCTGCGCAAGGGGTCGGCCGACGTCGTGCTTACCGCGTTGACCGCCGACATGATCGAGACCCTCAAGAAGGAATCGCAGCTGGTGGTGCGGCAGTCTCCGGGAACGGTGTACAGCTACCTGGCGATGAATCTGCGCGACCCAATCCTCAAGGACGTCCGGGTGCGCCAGGCGCTGGCGTACGCCATCGATCGGCGGCCGATGATGCACTATCTGTGGCGGGACGAGGTGCGGCCGGCCAACAGTATCCTGCCTCCGCAGCATTGGGCCTACAACGGGGCAGTCCCCACCTATGACCACAACCCTGCCGAGGCGAAGAGATTGCTCGACGAAGCGGGGCACCCGGCGGGAGCCGACGGCATACGCTTCCATCTCAGCATGAAGACCTCGACCGAGGAGTCCACCCGGCTGTTCGCGGCGGTCTTGCAGCAGCAGCTGCGCGAGGTGGGCATCGCTCTCGACATCCGCACCTTCGAGTTCGCCACCTTCTACGCCGATGTCCAGAAGGGCGCCTTCCAGCTGTACTCGTTGCGCTGGGTGGGCGGGAATGAGGACCCGGACATCTTCGAGCACGTCTTTTATTCGAAAAGTATCCCGCCGCAGCGCGCCAACCGCGGTTATTATGCGAACCCGCGGGTGGATGCGCTCATCGACGCCGGCCGCCGCGAGCTGGACCAGCAGAAGCGGCGGGAGATCTACGGGGAACTGCAGCGCATCCTGGCCGCCGACCTGCCCTACATCAACCTCTGGTATTACGAGAACGTGGTGGTGCACTCGGCGCGGGTGACGGACATGACCATCAGCCCTTCGGGGAACTACGACTTCCTGCGCACGGCCGAGTTGGCGCCTTAG
- a CDS encoding TIGR00282 family metallophosphoesterase has translation MRILFVGDIFGRPGRNVVRDHLRDIAETRGIELVIANAENAAAGFGLTPAIAEELLELPIDVLTTGNHVWDKRDLIPYLGSADGDPKSPARRVLRPANYPAGTPGHGLFEGKTRHETAYAVLNLQGRVFMGGNDDPFRTADALLKRIQAKVVLVDMHAEATSEKIAMGWYLDGRVTAVIGTHTHVPTADERVLPKGTAYITDVGMTGPYDSVIGVEKELILQRFLTSMPSKFEPATGDVRLCAVVVDCDETTGRAHSIERLVVRGE, from the coding sequence GTGCGGATCCTCTTTGTCGGCGACATTTTCGGGCGGCCGGGGCGGAATGTAGTGCGCGACCACCTCCGCGACATCGCCGAGACCCGCGGCATCGAGCTGGTGATCGCCAATGCCGAAAACGCCGCTGCCGGCTTTGGCCTGACGCCCGCCATCGCGGAAGAATTGCTCGAGCTGCCCATCGATGTCCTCACCACCGGAAACCACGTCTGGGACAAGCGCGACCTGATCCCTTATTTGGGGTCAGCGGACGGCGACCCCAAGAGCCCTGCCCGGCGAGTGCTGCGCCCGGCCAACTATCCCGCCGGAACACCTGGGCACGGACTCTTCGAGGGAAAGACGCGCCACGAGACCGCCTATGCGGTGCTCAATCTGCAGGGGCGCGTGTTCATGGGCGGGAATGACGATCCATTCCGCACCGCGGACGCGCTGCTCAAGCGCATCCAGGCCAAGGTGGTCCTGGTGGATATGCACGCCGAGGCCACCTCCGAGAAGATCGCGATGGGCTGGTACCTGGACGGGCGCGTGACCGCGGTGATCGGCACCCATACCCACGTCCCGACCGCCGACGAACGCGTGCTGCCCAAAGGCACCGCTTACATCACCGACGTCGGCATGACCGGGCCGTACGACAGCGTGATCGGTGTGGAGAAAGAGCTCATCCTGCAACGCTTCCTCACCAGTATGCCTTCCAAGTTCGAACCCGCCACCGGCGATGTGCGTCTCTGCGCCGTGGTGGTGGACTGCGATGAAACCACGGGGCGCGCGCATTCCATCGAGCGGCTGGTCGTCCGGGGAGAGTGA
- a CDS encoding HAD family hydrolase, with the protein MTSFTWSAADAFLFDIDGTLLNSRDGVHYWAFHNAVRRYFLISSKIDDVPVHGNTDIGIIRAVLTREGVPEQEVTDRLPLIVEHMCAEVAQNKNGLRPELCPSVMDLVRSLHSAGKLLGVVSGNLERIGWLKLEAAGLRPYFSFGCFSDRREKREEIFRAGIEEARRRLGTGAAVHFVGDTPSDIAAARQVGAPIIALATGIFPHHELMRHGPDACFSCCTELLAAT; encoded by the coding sequence ATGACGAGCTTCACCTGGTCCGCCGCCGATGCCTTCCTCTTCGACATCGACGGCACGCTGCTGAACAGCCGCGATGGCGTGCATTACTGGGCATTCCACAACGCCGTCCGCCGCTATTTCCTCATCTCCTCCAAGATCGATGACGTCCCGGTGCACGGAAATACGGACATCGGCATCATTCGCGCGGTGCTGACGCGTGAAGGGGTGCCGGAGCAGGAAGTGACGGACCGGCTCCCCCTGATCGTCGAGCACATGTGCGCGGAGGTGGCGCAAAACAAGAATGGGTTGCGGCCGGAATTGTGCCCGTCGGTGATGGACCTGGTGCGCTCCCTGCACTCCGCCGGCAAACTGCTCGGCGTCGTCTCCGGCAACCTGGAACGGATCGGTTGGTTGAAGCTGGAGGCGGCGGGCCTCCGTCCGTATTTCTCCTTCGGGTGCTTCAGCGACCGGCGCGAGAAGCGAGAGGAGATCTTCCGCGCCGGCATCGAGGAAGCGAGGCGCCGGTTGGGGACGGGCGCTGCCGTCCACTTCGTGGGCGACACCCCGTCCGACATCGCGGCAGCGCGCCAGGTCGGGGCGCCGATCATCGCCCTGGCGACCGGCATCTTCCCACACCATGAACTGATGCGGCACGGGCCGGACGCCTGCTTCAGTTGCTGCACAGAGCTCTTGGCCGCCACTTGA
- a CDS encoding anhydro-N-acetylmuramic acid kinase, whose amino-acid sequence MIVAGVMSGTSADGINVAIVRCLGRGLRTRFEVLSHHEFAYSAAVRRAILQAMNARSASVADLSRLNFLLGELYAGAVVRAQKRARMNVGLVGCHGQTIYHQGAPAPFLGQRVACTWQSGEGAVIAARLGVPVVSDFRPADMANGGQGAPLVPFLDYLVYRHRRRGRIVQNLGGIANLTAIPARAAPEDVLAFDTGPGNMVIDAVTERLFSRKYDRDGRIAAAGGVLQDVVQELLRHPFFRRRPPKTAGREQFGREFVSRFMRLCGRAPKRDIVATATALTAASIGDALRRFVIRQPGAAVPRKFRDYIATGGGARNRTLMGMLEEQVAPLGLRLRDPEDFGVPSTAKEAVAFAVLAYQTWRRRPGSIPAATGARRAAILGKVSYV is encoded by the coding sequence ATGATCGTTGCCGGGGTGATGAGCGGCACGTCCGCCGACGGCATCAACGTGGCCATCGTCCGCTGTCTGGGGCGGGGACTGCGGACGCGCTTTGAAGTGCTCTCCCACCACGAATTCGCCTACTCCGCCGCCGTGCGCCGCGCCATCCTGCAGGCGATGAACGCGCGCAGCGCCAGCGTGGCCGATCTTTCGCGCCTGAATTTCCTGCTGGGCGAGCTGTACGCAGGCGCTGTCGTGCGCGCGCAGAAACGGGCCAGGATGAACGTGGGACTGGTCGGCTGCCACGGCCAGACCATCTACCACCAGGGGGCCCCGGCGCCATTCCTGGGGCAACGTGTCGCATGCACCTGGCAGAGCGGCGAAGGGGCGGTAATCGCCGCTCGGCTGGGAGTCCCGGTGGTCTCTGACTTTCGCCCTGCCGATATGGCCAACGGCGGCCAGGGCGCGCCTTTGGTCCCGTTCCTCGACTACCTGGTGTACCGCCACCGCCGGCGCGGCCGGATCGTGCAGAACCTGGGAGGGATCGCCAACCTTACCGCGATTCCTGCCCGAGCCGCGCCAGAAGACGTGCTGGCCTTCGACACCGGCCCCGGCAACATGGTGATCGACGCAGTCACGGAGCGGCTGTTCTCGCGCAAGTATGACCGGGATGGACGGATCGCGGCCGCCGGCGGTGTTCTGCAAGATGTGGTCCAGGAGCTGCTCCGGCACCCGTTCTTCCGGCGTCGTCCGCCCAAGACGGCGGGGCGCGAGCAGTTCGGCCGGGAGTTTGTCTCGCGATTCATGCGGTTGTGCGGCCGCGCGCCGAAGCGAGACATCGTCGCCACCGCCACCGCGCTCACCGCGGCGAGCATCGGGGACGCACTTCGCAGGTTCGTTATTCGACAGCCGGGGGCGGCGGTCCCACGCAAGTTTCGCGACTACATCGCGACCGGCGGAGGAGCAAGAAACCGTACGCTCATGGGCATGCTCGAGGAACAGGTCGCGCCCCTCGGCTTGCGCCTGCGCGATCCGGAGGACTTCGGAGTGCCATCCACGGCCAAGGAGGCAGTCGCCTTTGCCGTTCTCGCCTACCAGACCTGGCGGCGCCGTCCCGGCAGTATTCCCGCCGCGACCGGCGCGCGCCGGGCCGCCATACTGGGCAAAGTGTCGTATGTCTGA